In one Corallococcus sp. EGB genomic region, the following are encoded:
- a CDS encoding RNA polymerase sigma factor — MEWDDDTLRRFREGTPEVLAEVYRAYAEPLARLLKAAAWRGAFTRLRNAMELENTLLETFARAFEPRTRAAYNGTRPYAHFLMGIARNVLLEQSRERELVGRDEAFEGLPDSTPEDGGLDELLEDREVEALLAAFKSGLSREEHRLFELRFAEGLPQEEAATALGLTRIQVRRREFGLKARLLGFLQSKGYLEDLETQGWSFFKRRGAR, encoded by the coding sequence ATGGAGTGGGATGACGACACGTTGCGCCGCTTTCGCGAAGGCACCCCGGAGGTGCTGGCGGAGGTGTATCGCGCGTACGCGGAGCCGCTCGCTCGCCTGCTCAAGGCGGCCGCATGGCGGGGAGCCTTCACCCGCCTGAGGAACGCGATGGAGCTGGAGAACACGCTGCTGGAGACCTTCGCCCGCGCCTTCGAGCCGCGCACGCGCGCCGCCTACAACGGCACGCGCCCCTATGCCCACTTCCTGATGGGCATCGCGCGCAACGTGCTGCTGGAGCAGTCGCGCGAGCGCGAGCTGGTGGGCAGGGACGAAGCCTTCGAGGGGCTCCCCGACTCCACCCCGGAGGATGGCGGGCTGGATGAGCTGTTGGAGGACCGCGAGGTGGAGGCGCTGCTCGCGGCGTTCAAGAGCGGCCTGTCGCGTGAAGAGCACCGGCTCTTCGAGCTGCGCTTCGCGGAAGGGCTTCCCCAGGAAGAGGCCGCCACGGCGCTGGGGCTCACGCGCATCCAGGTGCGGCGGCGCGAATTCGGCCTGAAGGCCAGGCTGTTGGGATTCCTCCAGTCGAAGGGGTACCTGGAGGACCTGGAGACGCAGGGCTGGAGCTTCTTCAAGCGGCGAGGTGCGCGATGA
- a CDS encoding S8 family serine peptidase translates to MNRWMSLGWAAATAAAMGCGTSTSEHEDAKTDAPPAVTSSSRSIVAAAAAAPGACNALYASSAAQAALSQAVVDSALHTDGSVRTLILSFNTSNATGGVLNLDAVLGGLTRTLGGLTQGLGLGNVLAFKSLPMVALKAPVTPQLIAALRQELQPLGLLSIYEDKPLQYFLDTSVPYIHADTARTAYQTTGAGIGVGVIDSGLDGTHGDFPHVARNVKVVASPLDSGIGGALYVDTPNSDLTSGHGTHCASIIAGSGARSGGRHQGVAPGATLLGVGTGDALSILFALEGFDFLMDPDVRETHNVRVISNSWGTSGSHFAPFDPISIATKRAYDLGMVVVFAAGNEGSAPDTLNPYSASPCAISVAAGTSRDTTAATNPLLSQDRPGELASFSSRGIPGDELHHPDITLPGVNIVAARALTATIMQPYLGLDLLHPEPFYAASSGTSMAAPHMAGVAALLLEVNPSLNMDGVLAAVQATARPMFTTDAAGNTRQLETWEVGAGYADVYAATKLVNDAAGTRYTTQTTALPSWAGTVKTSINLPVVDLSLRAAQHEHLLTVPAGASALRIKTSWGNPAYDLDLYVYGPNGELVATSAEGTSSSEAVAIPNPPAGIWRVQLKGFLNVATQYTGTAEVDRRVPRP, encoded by the coding sequence ATGAATCGATGGATGTCGCTGGGTTGGGCCGCCGCCACCGCCGCCGCCATGGGATGTGGCACGAGCACCTCGGAGCACGAGGACGCGAAGACGGACGCGCCGCCCGCCGTCACGTCATCCTCGCGCTCCATCGTCGCGGCCGCGGCCGCGGCGCCTGGTGCCTGCAACGCGCTCTATGCGTCCAGCGCGGCGCAGGCGGCGCTCAGCCAGGCGGTGGTGGACTCCGCGCTGCACACGGACGGCTCGGTCCGCACGCTCATCCTGTCCTTCAACACCTCGAACGCGACGGGCGGCGTCCTCAACCTGGACGCCGTGCTGGGCGGCCTGACGCGCACGCTGGGCGGGCTGACGCAGGGGCTGGGCCTGGGCAACGTCCTGGCGTTCAAGTCGCTGCCCATGGTGGCGCTGAAGGCCCCGGTGACGCCGCAGCTCATCGCCGCCCTGCGCCAGGAGCTCCAGCCGCTGGGGCTGCTCTCCATCTACGAGGACAAGCCGCTCCAGTACTTCCTCGACACCAGCGTGCCGTACATCCACGCGGACACCGCGCGCACCGCGTATCAGACGACGGGCGCGGGCATCGGCGTGGGCGTCATCGACTCCGGCCTGGACGGCACGCACGGCGACTTCCCCCACGTGGCGCGCAACGTGAAGGTCGTGGCGTCCCCGCTGGATTCGGGGATTGGCGGCGCGCTGTACGTGGACACGCCCAACAGCGACCTGACCAGCGGCCACGGCACGCACTGCGCCAGCATCATCGCGGGCTCGGGCGCGCGCTCGGGCGGGCGGCACCAGGGCGTGGCCCCCGGCGCGACGCTGCTGGGCGTGGGCACCGGCGACGCGCTGAGCATCCTGTTCGCGCTGGAGGGCTTCGACTTCCTGATGGATCCGGACGTCCGTGAGACGCACAACGTCCGCGTCATCTCCAACTCGTGGGGCACCAGCGGCAGCCACTTCGCGCCGTTCGACCCCATCTCCATCGCGACGAAGCGCGCCTACGACCTGGGCATGGTGGTGGTGTTCGCCGCGGGCAACGAGGGCTCCGCCCCCGACACGCTCAACCCGTACAGCGCCTCGCCGTGCGCCATCTCCGTCGCGGCCGGCACGTCGCGCGACACCACGGCGGCCACCAACCCGCTGCTCAGCCAGGACCGGCCGGGGGAGCTTGCGTCCTTCTCCAGCCGCGGCATCCCGGGCGACGAGCTCCACCACCCGGACATCACGCTGCCGGGCGTGAACATCGTGGCGGCGCGCGCGCTCACCGCCACCATCATGCAGCCCTACCTGGGCCTGGACCTGCTGCACCCGGAGCCGTTCTACGCGGCCAGCTCCGGCACCTCCATGGCCGCGCCGCACATGGCCGGCGTCGCCGCGCTGCTGTTGGAGGTGAACCCGTCGCTCAACATGGACGGCGTGCTCGCGGCGGTGCAGGCCACTGCTCGGCCCATGTTCACGACGGACGCGGCGGGCAACACGCGCCAGTTGGAGACGTGGGAGGTGGGCGCGGGGTACGCGGACGTGTACGCGGCGACGAAGCTGGTGAATGACGCCGCGGGCACCCGCTACACCACGCAGACCACCGCCCTGCCCTCCTGGGCGGGCACGGTGAAGACGAGCATCAACCTGCCCGTGGTGGACCTTTCCCTCCGGGCCGCGCAGCACGAGCACCTGCTCACCGTGCCCGCGGGCGCCAGCGCCCTGCGCATCAAGACGAGCTGGGGCAACCCGGCCTACGACCTGGATCTGTACGTCTACGGCCCCAACGGGGAGCTCGTCGCCACCAGCGCCGAGGGCACCTCCAGCAGTGAGGCCGTCGCGATTCCGAACCCACCCGCCGGCATCTGGCGCGTTCAGCTCAAGGGCTTCCTGAACGTGGCCACGCAGTACACCGGCACCGCGGAAGTGGATCGCCGCGTCCCGCGTCCGTAG